In Desulfovibrionales bacterium, the genomic window GTTCAAGCGGTGAGGTGCCAATAATCAACAGGGCCCTAATTTATCAAAAAAACCCATTAAATGCTTGACATAGGTTAGTTGTAATGCTAACATCGCTTGCGTTGAATCACTATTCATCCCTTGTGGAGGAAGCGCTATATGTTTTATAAAAAAGGACTAGTTGTTGTATTTGCGGTTCTGGCTATAGGCCTTATGGCAGCGGTTTTGTATTATAACGGTCCTGTTGGTAATGCCATTGCTGCAGAGGCGGCCCTGTCCAACAGCGATTGTGTGAAGTGCCACCCGCAACAGCCGGAGACTATTGCCTCTAAAGGGGCCAAACACAAGACGGCTATTGGATGTTTGGATTGCCATACCGAACATCCACCCCAGGGCACGCAGGCTATCCCAAAATGTGCTATGTGCCATGCCGGTAAGCCTCACTATGAATTGCCCGAATGCGCTTCCTGCCATGCGGATACCCATGCCCCGTTAGATATCAAGATGGGCGAGAAGACCACGCCGGTATGTCTTACCTGCCATCCACAGCAGGGAAATGAGATGGCGGTTTCTCCAAGCAAACATGCCCAGTTGGATTGCTCAAAGTGTCACCCGGCGCACAGACAGTACCTCGATTGTCTAAAGTGTCACGATCCGCATACCCAAGGCATGACCTTTGAGACCTGCAAGGCCTGTCATCCACCGCATAAGCCCCTGGATATCAAATATGGCATGGATACACCCTCAGAGACCTGTGCGGCGTGCCACTATGATGCCTATGACAACTTGAAGGCCAACACTACGAAACATCATGATCTATCTTGTGCCTATTGCCATCGCGATAAACACAAGGTGGTTCCGCCCTGCGAGGCATGTCATGGGAAACCGCACGCATCCGGTATCCATGCGAAATATACGGAATGCGGCAAGTGTCATGGCGCTGCGCATACCCTGATGAAATAGGCCGGTTGGCCTGATACGTAAGCGATAAGGGGCGCCCCAAAGGCGCCTCTCCAAGGTTTAGTTATGAGAGGTGGACAATGAAAAGATTGCTGGTAGCCTTTGGGGGGTTAGTATTACTGCTTATCGCAGTTATTTGGGGTTGCGCGGAGCAGCGTGTAGTTACGGTGCCGGCCCCGGGTACTGTTGTAGAAGAAGGGGGCATGGCTATTATGCCGGCCCCGGCGGAAACGCCAGCGGTAGTGGCAACGCCGGCTAAGGCCAAGGCCAAAATAGTGCCGCTGTATGAGAAGGAGATATCGCCTCTAAAGACAGAGCAGTGCGGTCAGTGCCATTTGTATTATTACAATACCATCCGCAATGAAGGCGGCAAGCACCAGATCGATTGCACCAAGTGTCATGAAAAATACCACGTGTACCGTCCGGACAAGGTCAAATACGAAGACATTATGCCTAAATGCAACACCTGTCACGGACTGGCTCACGGTGATAAACTGGCTAACTGCGTTGCTTGCCACGCCAACCCACATGCGCCGACGGGCAAGATGGCCGGTCCGGACATGGATGCCGGATGTTCCACCTGTCACGGCAAGGTAGCCGACGAGCTTAAGACCCATAAGAGTAAACATACAGACGTGGCGTGTTCCGACTGCCATACCGTGCACCGTCATATTCCGGTTTGTGCCGATTGTCATACACCGCATACACCGACCCAGACCAATGCCGAGTGTTTAAGCTGCCACCCGGTGCACAGGCCACTGGTGATCACGTATCCGCTCGAAACACCACGCGACACCTGTGGGGCATGCCATCCCAAGGCCCTGCAGGAACTCCAGAAGAGCCAGACCAAGCACGATCAACTAAGTTGTGCCAAATGCCATCCCAAACATCGGGATATTATCCAGTGCGAGGCCTGCCATGGCCAGCCGCATAGCCCGACTATGCTTAAGGGCTTCAAAAAATGCGGTGACTGCCATAATACTGCCCACGCTATGCCCAGGTAAGGATAATATCAGGAGATAACACTGGAAAGGCGATCATCTATGATCGCCTTTCTTTTTTGCATTCTAGGGATGGAAAATGTCATCCCTTCGCTTCACGGCTTGCGCAGTGATCCGCCTCCGGCGGGACTCGCAGGTGGGGAAGGGTTGCCCCTTCCAGCCTCTAAAGGGCTGGCTTTCCCCTTCCTGCTCGCCCTCGAAGGGTTCCCCACTGCTCCAAGCAAGTTTCGCGAAGGAACAACGGCTTCCATAAAAATGTGGGGAAAGTCCTAAGGCTATAAAATCCTTGACAAGCGGGGGACAGGGATGTTAATGAATGGACTGCTTTTTAGGTAGTCTTCACAAGATTTCCGTGACTTATGACACCTTAACAACCCTTTGAGATACAATGACATGAAACCGGAAAACAGCCCGTCAGTACCACCTGAAAAAAAACAACCTGTCTGGAAATCTCTCGCCTCGGTTAACCTCACCATATTTCTACTTATATTTCTCGCGGTAAGCTCTATTGTCGGGACTCTTATCCCTCAAAATGAGCCTCCCGCTATGTATGTTCAGCGGTATGGGTATGGCACTTACCAGCTTTTGGATTCGTTATCTCTTCTGGACCTCTATCACTCGGGTTGGTTTAGACTCCTTCTCCTTCTCCTGGCGCTGAACCTTATCGTCTGTACTACGGACAGGCTCCGGCATGTCTGGGATATTGTTTTCCCAAAAGAAAAGAGGCTTAACGAAAACGCTGTCCTGACCAAGCCAGGGACGAGGGCCTTAAAATATAAAGCGAACCCTTCCGTGGTTAAGGCCGCACTCTTGCCCATTCTTTCAGGTAATCTGGGCGACCTGAACGAGACTACCACCGGCTCAACAACAATTCTCTGGCGAGAAAAGGGAAGGTTATCCCGTCTCGGCGTCTATGTTGTGCATCTTAGTGTCGTTATTTTCTATATTGCCGGGATAGCGAGCTCTCTGGGTGGGTTCATGACCAGCATTAATCTGCCGGAAGGGGCGGCGGTGGAACAGGTGCCCCTGCCTAATACTAACGTAGGCTATAACCTGGGCTTTGCCCTCCGCGTTGACAAGTTTGAGGCCCAGTTTTATCCCACCGGCGAACCAAGGGATTACCGCAGCGACATAACCATTATCGAAAACGGGAAGCCGGTTTTGAACGGCAACATCCGGGTCAACCAGCCTCTTACGTACAGAGGTATCACTTTTTATCAGGCCTCTTACGGCCGCTTCCCAAAGACGATTGAACTTAATCTGGTTGATAAAACCAGCGGGAAAATCATTCCGCTTTCTGTTCCATTCGGCCAGGAGGCCATTTTGCCTGATGGGCTGGGCACCCTCCGTTCATTACGGGTTGAACCGAATGTGATGGATATGGGCCCCGCGGTTCAGATGCTGCTGACCAGCCCTGAGGGAGGACAAACCGACCTTTGGATATTCAAAAACAACCCGGACTTTGGACGGGTCAAGAAATTACCGTACCGGTTTCTTGTAACTGAGGTAAGGGAAGGTTTCTACACCGGCCTCCAGGTAGCCAAGGAACCGGGCATCCTCTTTGTCTGGGCCGGCAGTATATTAATGGTATTGGGAATTGCCGTGACCTTTTTCATGTCACACCGTAAGATATGGGCTGTGCTGGAGAAAAAAGGCGAGGGGACAACGGTTACCATCGGCGGCCAGACAAATAAAAACAAACTGGGGTTGGAAGAAAGGCTTGATAATCTCTACCTGCAACTCCAGAAAGCCGATATAAAATAAAAGGGGAAACGGACCGCCATGCTGAGTTCGAAGATTCTCGCTGTCGTAACGTTCAGCTATCTTGCGGCAGTGATATTTTATCTGAGCGCCCTGATCTTTAAGACAAAAATCGGCCAGCGGATCGCTTCGGTTGTCACTATAGGCACCTTTGTTGCACATACCGCTGCCATTATTTTACGCTGGGTTGAATCCCACAACCTCGGGATCGGCCATGCCCCATTTGCCAATTTTTATGAGTCCCTGGTCTTCTTTGCCTGGGCAATAATTTTGATCCATTTTATTGCTGAATATAAATATAAACTCGCCCACGCAGGCGTGTTCACGGTACCTTTTGCCTTCCTCGGTCTGGCCTACGCCTCGTTTTCACCGACTATTTCAAGCCGCATTGAACCGCTTGTCCCGGCCTTGCAGAGCAACTGGCTCATTGCCCATGTCATCACCTGCTTTATCGGTTATGGCGCATTCGCTGTTTCCTGTGGCCTGAGTATCGCGTACCTGTTTAAAAGATCCGATGACAAAAAAGACCTGGATACCCTTAACTATCGGGTGATTGTCTTTGGTTTTCTGTTTCTTACCGCCGGCATCGCAACCGGTTCCATCTGGGCACACTCGGCCTGGGGGGCCTACTGGCAATGGGACCCTAAAGAAACCTGGTCTCTGATTACGTGGTTTGTCTATGCGATCATCCTTCATGTCCGTCTGCGCGGCTGGCATGGCAAAAAGATCGCCCTGCTCTCCATTGGCGGCTTTCTGTCGGTGCTCTTTACTTATTTTGGCGTCAATTTCCTCCTCTCCGGCCTGCACAGCTATATAAATTAAATAGATCTAGTGGAGTAAGTCATTCCATCCTATCGCTCCCGCTCCGGGGGCAGACGCCGCCAGGTCGGCCGAGGGCGGAGGACGCCACCTTCCCTTTGAGCCAAAGGCCGATGGGCGAAAATGGCGAGACAAAAGGTCCTTTATCTGCTACGATAAACAATCATGGAATCCCTCTGGTGTGTGAGCGTTAAGGAGGCACTTGCCCATGCTTGAGCGACTTGAGATCGCCAAGTGCTGGCTCCCCCGTTATACCGGAATGCCCATCGATCTTTTCGGCGACTATATTCTTCTGACCAACTTCCGGTACTACCTCACGAACTTTGCCGAAAAGTTTAAATGCGATATATACGGGGACAACAAGCCGATGCAGGCCGCGACCAACAACAGCGGTCTGACCATAGTCCACTTCGGCATCGGAACGGCCAACGTTGCGACCATAACGGATTTGCTCAGCGCCCGCCACCCCAAGGGAGCACTGTTTCTCGGCAAATGCGGAGGGTTGAAGAGATCGACCGAGATTGGCAACTTCATCCTCCCAATCGCAGCCATAAGGGGCGAAGGCACCAGCAACGACTATTTCCCGCCTGAAGTGCCTGCGCTTCCGTCCTTCAAGCTGCATAAGTTCGTCTCTGAAAAAATTATGGAGCACGGGCATGAATACCGGACCGGGGTAGTTTACACGACAAATCGTCGCCTGTGGGAACACGACCAGCGTTTCCAAAATCGGCTTAAGCAAATGACCTGTATAGCCATTGATATGGAGACAGCGACGTTCTTCATCGTGGGCCACTACAACGAGATATCCCGGGGGGCGCTCCTGCTGGTATCCGACCTTCCGCTTACACCTGAAGGGGTCAAGACAGAAGAATTGGACGAACGCGTGACCGCGCAATGGTCTGAAATACACCTTCAGATTGGTATTGAGGCGATGACGGAGATTGGAGAAAAGGGTGAGCAGATCAAACACTTCAGATACTGACGTCTCCAGGCAGACGCCTTCTCCACGCCTTGCCTTCAAATAGTTGCCGCAGCAAATCTCCTTGACCATTCCCTTAATTTTGTGATATTTTTCTTGAAATTTCATAATGATACGTTTCTTAACCCTAGCAGAGGGGCGATGGATAATTGTCCCATAACCCTCTTATTGTAGATTAGAATGCTGGTTGAACAACTATGCGAACTTCTCCAAGAGGAATCCATGACGCTAGGCGCAAAAGTTACATTTAATTTGACATATGCAATAAGGTGGTGGAGGTTAGTGTTTAAGGCATCATGACGACGGTGGAAGAATTTGATAGGTGGCTGAGACAGCCTGAAGACAGAGACATTGAATTCAAGAAAGCAGAGTATACCTTCAGTAAGGATAAGGGCCTGCCCGACTACTGCGCCGCAATGGCCAATGAAGGAGGCGGGAGGCTGATTCTCGGTGTAAACAATAACAGGCAGGTTGTCGGCACAAGGGCGTTTGAAGGGACTGGGGTGTACTGTCCACTATTGACAGTACACCCCAAGAATATGCTAGAATCTGCCCAGATTTAGGGCTTAAAACCACCATTTGTGGCTCAAAATGAGGCACCTAAGAAAAGGGAGCTGAGATGCCGAGGGCAAACCGGCACTATGTACGGGACGTGCATAGCAAGTGGTCGGTTGCCAAGAAGAAGGAGCGGATGCGCTTCGACAGACTGAGAGTGCTTAGAGTACCGGTTGCGCCCCCGGAACGGCTGCTGAATGACAGACGGCCAAATTAACTGGATTTTCGGCGGAAATTCTGGTAAGAGGTAACCTCCGTCTCCGGGCACGATGATGAGGAAACGGTGAAGATACCCGACACGGAAAAACCAAAAAGGAGAAATCAATGGCATCCGAACGCAGGGAAACGCGGCTGAAACAGAAGGCCGAATGGGAAGTGAAGTTGCAGAAGCGTCTGGCGCTTCTTGCGGAGAAGGGGGCGGACAAGAAAAAGATCGCGCGCGATGCGCTCGTCAAGGGATTGAAGGCAAAGATTAGGGAATCGCAGATTCGTCTGCGGGCGATCGACGCCACGGAGAAGCGAACGGCGGAGTTGGCCACGATCAAGGCGGAACGTCTGGCAAGGCCCAAGGAAGAGACCCCCAAGGCAAAAAAAGTCGCCGCGCCGCCCTCCGAAGCCAAGCCCAAGAAGAAAAAGAAGAAGGAAGAGGGCGCAGCGCCTCAGCAGAGTTAGCCCGTTGAAAACTATCCGAAACCCTTGCAGGATTGAAGCCAAAATCCCTCCCAACCTCCCTTTTCCAAAGGGAGGAATTAAGTTCCCCCTTTCGCAAGGGGGGATAAAGGGGGATTTTTAAGCGCAGCCTGTTGGATAGTTTGTTTTTTCCCAAACAGCTAAAGCGTTACAAAGAGGCAAT contains:
- a CDS encoding cytochrome c biogenesis protein ResB; translation: MKPENSPSVPPEKKQPVWKSLASVNLTIFLLIFLAVSSIVGTLIPQNEPPAMYVQRYGYGTYQLLDSLSLLDLYHSGWFRLLLLLLALNLIVCTTDRLRHVWDIVFPKEKRLNENAVLTKPGTRALKYKANPSVVKAALLPILSGNLGDLNETTTGSTTILWREKGRLSRLGVYVVHLSVVIFYIAGIASSLGGFMTSINLPEGAAVEQVPLPNTNVGYNLGFALRVDKFEAQFYPTGEPRDYRSDITIIENGKPVLNGNIRVNQPLTYRGITFYQASYGRFPKTIELNLVDKTSGKIIPLSVPFGQEAILPDGLGTLRSLRVEPNVMDMGPAVQMLLTSPEGGQTDLWIFKNNPDFGRVKKLPYRFLVTEVREGFYTGLQVAKEPGILFVWAGSILMVLGIAVTFFMSHRKIWAVLEKKGEGTTVTIGGQTNKNKLGLEERLDNLYLQLQKADIK
- a CDS encoding cytochrome c biogenesis protein, with translation MLSSKILAVVTFSYLAAVIFYLSALIFKTKIGQRIASVVTIGTFVAHTAAIILRWVESHNLGIGHAPFANFYESLVFFAWAIILIHFIAEYKYKLAHAGVFTVPFAFLGLAYASFSPTISSRIEPLVPALQSNWLIAHVITCFIGYGAFAVSCGLSIAYLFKRSDDKKDLDTLNYRVIVFGFLFLTAGIATGSIWAHSAWGAYWQWDPKETWSLITWFVYAIILHVRLRGWHGKKIALLSIGGFLSVLFTYFGVNFLLSGLHSYIN
- a CDS encoding AMP nucleosidase; the protein is MLERLEIAKCWLPRYTGMPIDLFGDYILLTNFRYYLTNFAEKFKCDIYGDNKPMQAATNNSGLTIVHFGIGTANVATITDLLSARHPKGALFLGKCGGLKRSTEIGNFILPIAAIRGEGTSNDYFPPEVPALPSFKLHKFVSEKIMEHGHEYRTGVVYTTNRRLWEHDQRFQNRLKQMTCIAIDMETATFFIVGHYNEISRGALLLVSDLPLTPEGVKTEELDERVTAQWSEIHLQIGIEAMTEIGEKGEQIKHFRY
- a CDS encoding ATP-binding protein; this encodes MTTVEEFDRWLRQPEDRDIEFKKAEYTFSKDKGLPDYCAAMANEGGGRLILGVNNNRQVVGTRAFEGTGVYCPLLTVHPKNMLESAQI